One Carassius carassius chromosome 28, fCarCar2.1, whole genome shotgun sequence genomic window carries:
- the il4i1 gene encoding L-amino-acid oxidase has translation MFHNFSPCKYLPAVLALILVFTYHAGGSTDEDPIFKCLQDSDYDYLLKLTEQGLPPSQNPQHVVIVGAGAAGLTAAKFLEDAGHKVTVIEASERIGGRILTYRDKKEGWYAELGAMRIPSFHKIFRHFAQKLGLEFGPFVQDDENTYYFINGLRFKTYTVKQNPDILNYPVYDWEKGKSARELFDMALGKLKDELQKMGCEKMLNKYDSYSVKEYLVNVGNLSRGALRMIGDVLNENSFFYTALTEMLYIQCDINDNDTYSEFKGGFESFSNAFYTVLNATILKRSKVQAISQTQNNVTVSYEDRHNHGTLTNITADYVLATATAKATLLIDFKPPLSAEKMEALRSLHYSSSTKVVLSFSKRFWENDGIRGGKSITDLPSRFIHYPSHNFSGISGGAVLASYTSSDEAAFLQTINEDELKYMVLNDLVKIHGEHIRQLYTGGVVKKWGLDPYSHGAFAIFTPFQMRDYSKSIVQNEGRIYFAGEHTARPHAWIETAMKSALRAADKINNAKF, from the exons ATGTTTCACAACTTTAGCCCGTGTAAATACT TACCTGCAGTACTGGCGCTGATCTTGGTTTTCACCTACCATGCTGGTGGATCTACAGACGAAGACCCTATTTTCAAATGCTTACAAGACTCTGATTATGATTACCTTCTGAAGCTAACAGAACAAGGTCTCCCTCCATCGCAGAACCCTCAGCATGTGGTAATCGTCGGAGCAGGTGCTGCTGGACTCACTGCTGCAAAGTTCCTGGAGGACGCGGGACATAAG GTGACTGTTATTGAGGCAAGTGAGCGTATAGGTGGAAGAATTCTAACATATAGGGACAAAAAAGAGGGTTGGTATGCAGAACTCGGTGCCATGAGGATCCCAAGTTTCCACAA GATTTTTAGGCATTTTGCACAAAAGCTGGGCCTGGAGTTCGGACCATTCGTACAGGACGATGAAAACACATACTATTTTATAAATGGATTGCGTTTTAAAACCTACACTGTAAAGCAGAACCCAGACATCCTGAACTACCCTGTGTATGACTGGGAGAAGGGGAAAAGTGCCAGAGAACTGTTTGACATGGCTTTGGGCAAG TTAAAAGATGAACTGCAGAAAATGGGCTGTGAGAAAATGTTGAACAAATATGATTCATACTCAGTTAAG GAGTATTTAGTTAACGTGGGAAATCTGAGCAGAGGAGCTTTGCGAATGATTGGTGATGTCCTGAATGAGAACAGCTTCTTCTACACGGCCCTCACTGAGATGCTTTACATCCAGTGTGATATAAATGACAATGACAC GTATTCTGAATTTAAAGGTGGCTTTGAATCATTCTCTAATGCATTCTACACGGTACTAAATGCAACGATTCTGAAGCGTTCAAAAGTCCAGGCCATCAGTCAAACACAGAACAACGTGACAGTTTCATATGAAGACCGGCACAACCACGGCACCCTGACCAACATTACTGCAGATTATGTGTTGGCGACGGCCACAGCAAAAGCAACGCTCCTCATTGACTTTAAGCCTCCTCTGTCGGCCGAAAAGATGGAGGCACTGCGGTCGCTGCATTATTCCAGCTCCACAAAAGTAGTGCTGAGTTTCAGCAAAAGGTTCTGGGAGAATGATGGCATCCGGGGTGGGAAAAGCATCACAGATCTGCCATCACGTTTCATCCACTACCCCAGTCATAATTTCTCTGGGATATCAGGCGGCGCTGTCTTGGCTTCTTACACCTCCTCTGATGAAGCTGCATTCCTACAGACTATAAATGAAGATGAGTTGAAGTATATGGTGTTGAATGATCTGGTGAAGATCCATGGAGAACACATCCGCCAGCTCTACACCGGGGGTGTTGTGAAAAAGTGGGGACTGGATCCTTATAGCCATGGCGCCTTTGCCATTTTCACTCCATTCCAGATGAGAGACTATAGTAAGTCTATAGTCCAGAACGAGGGGAGGATTTACTTTGCAGGAGAGCACACGGCCAGACCTCACGCCTGGATTGAGACCGCCATGAAATCTGCTCTGAGAGCtgcagataaaataaataatgcaaa GTTTTGA
- the sdhdb gene encoding succinate dehydrogenase [ubiquinone] cytochrome b small subunit B, mitochondrial isoform X1, with amino-acid sequence MAALVRISSVCHRGVSPFLFRSSSLIRPLAVQKKDRDCPYHLISAKIHATPSNYAGSVSKAASLHWTGERILSIVLLGLAPMAYFYPVPAVDYTLAAALTLHGHWGLGQVLTDYVHGDSKIKMANAGLFLLSSITFAGLCYFNYHDVGICKAVALLWSK; translated from the exons ATGGCGGCTCTTGTAAGGATAAGTTCTGTTTGCCACAGAGGTGTCAGCC CTTTTTTATTTCGCTCTTCCTCCCTCATCAGACCTTTGGCCGTGCAGAAGAAGGATCGTGATTGTCCTTATCACTTGATATCAGCAAAGATCCACGCAACTCCATCCAACTATG CAGGCTCTGTGTCCAAAGCGGCTTCTCTGCACTGGACGGGAGAGCGGATCCTGAGCATAGTTCTTCTGGGTTTGGCACCCATGGCATACTTTTACCCCGTCCCTGCTGTTGACTACACTTTAGCAGCTGCACTTACTCTGCATGGTCACTG GGGTCTTGGCCAGGTTTTGACAGATTATGTTCACGGAGACTCTAAAATCAAGATGGCTAATGCTGGCCTCTTCCTTCTGTCGAGCATCACCTTCGCTGGCCTGTGCTACTTCAACTACCATGACGTGGGGATTTGTAAAGCTGTGGCCCTCTTGTGGAGTAAATGA
- the sdhdb gene encoding succinate dehydrogenase [ubiquinone] cytochrome b small subunit B, mitochondrial isoform X2: protein MAALVRISSVCHRGVSPFLFRSSSLIRPLAVQKKDRDCPYHLISAKIHATPSNYGSVSKAASLHWTGERILSIVLLGLAPMAYFYPVPAVDYTLAAALTLHGHWGLGQVLTDYVHGDSKIKMANAGLFLLSSITFAGLCYFNYHDVGICKAVALLWSK from the exons ATGGCGGCTCTTGTAAGGATAAGTTCTGTTTGCCACAGAGGTGTCAGCC CTTTTTTATTTCGCTCTTCCTCCCTCATCAGACCTTTGGCCGTGCAGAAGAAGGATCGTGATTGTCCTTATCACTTGATATCAGCAAAGATCCACGCAACTCCATCCAACTATG GCTCTGTGTCCAAAGCGGCTTCTCTGCACTGGACGGGAGAGCGGATCCTGAGCATAGTTCTTCTGGGTTTGGCACCCATGGCATACTTTTACCCCGTCCCTGCTGTTGACTACACTTTAGCAGCTGCACTTACTCTGCATGGTCACTG GGGTCTTGGCCAGGTTTTGACAGATTATGTTCACGGAGACTCTAAAATCAAGATGGCTAATGCTGGCCTCTTCCTTCTGTCGAGCATCACCTTCGCTGGCCTGTGCTACTTCAACTACCATGACGTGGGGATTTGTAAAGCTGTGGCCCTCTTGTGGAGTAAATGA